AACATGTTTGTCGAGGTTTTTAACCTTGCCTGCATCCGTCACCTCGACCTTAGAAAGATCAGCCAGACGAATGGCATCGGTCAGTTTATCCGGGTCGACCCCTTGTTTGATTGCCTCCAAGGTGAAGGCATTTTCAATGCGGAGAGATTGGATGGTGCCATTGGCGTTTTTCAGGTCGGTTTCCCGCTCAGCCAGCTTTTGTTCCGCAGTTTTTTCAGCCTCTTGCTTTTGCTTATGGGAATCAACAATCCCTTTCAGATCGTCAGCTTTCTCAATGCCCAAGCCTTTGAGGAAATCACTGACTGCTCCTTGTATGGCGGAATCGTATTCCTCTTTTGAGGAGAAAGCTACTGCAGGTTTACTTTCCCCGCCCTTATCGCCTCCTGCAGGTGCTTGACCACCTCCCCCATTTGCACCTGAAGCTGCTCCGGTACCACCACCGTTATCCCCTGCCTGTCCACCTTGGCCACCTCCATTCCCTCCATCACCAGCAACACCGCCTCCGTCGTTAAATCGTTGCATCCTAAAGGTCCAGTTTGATTGGAGCTTTTTCATTTGGTTCCTTCCCCTTCCTCGTTTTGAATTTTAAGTGAAACATGTTCAGGATATTGCTGTGCTATTGCTTGAATCCCCAGCAACGCGGTTTGCATGATGGTAGAAACCCCGGCGCAAACAATGTCCTTTCCATGCTCGGCATAATTCGCATGACCAACGGCATGGATTTTCATTTCACCGTTGTCCAGAAATGCTTGAATCTTGATCACATCGATCTCGCCTCCTTTCAGGCAATAAAAAAACAACACGGTTTATCGTGCTGTTACGCTGCCAATCCTTTTTTGTCAGCCCACTCTTTAAAAGTGCGCGCAGAGGTGTATCCTCTCTCCTGATCAATACGATAAGCACGCTGTCGTTCCAATTTCTCCAAGACCTTAGATTTGAGTACAGGCCGCCAATACGATCGGCAATTTGGATGATTAGGTATGCGTTCACCCTCACGCCCTGGATTGTCGGCTGTATCATAATCAAGCGGATATCTTTTGCCGTCCAGCTTGCGGCACTCAGAAGAAGTCCGCTTGTCCAGCGTGGCACAAAATTCCTTTTCACTTACAATATCTGAATTGGCTTGATAAGCCATCGTTTGCCCTTGAGCAGCAGCCCGGTTTAGTTCTGTACGAGCAAGGCGTTGGGCGCTTGACCAACTCTCTGATGTCCTTTTCGTAATCTCCTTAGCTGTTCGGGTCACACCCCATCCCTGAGTTGCACCCTGAGTAATTACATCTTCCATGGCTGCCGCCAACAGGTCAGTACGCATGCGAATCCGTTTGGAAAAATGCCTGCCTTTCCATGGTCGCTCCAATGCAGCAATTACCATCCCGGTATTGATCTGTGGAAGTCGAACCTCGACTTGTGCATCCTGTTCAAGAAAATAGAGATGATGGAACAGGCTGAGCTTGTACTCTTCCGCCCATGTAATTCTTAGCTGCTGCTCTTCTTCCATGCGGAGAGTGTGCAAGATGGTCTTTATGCTTGTCATGATAAGGTCGAGGCGTGCAGCATTATAAATCAAGGACACTAGCTCTTCTCCGCTTTCAGCAAATCGGGCGTAGAGGTCAGTGATTTCTTGTACAATGCTTTTATTAGCTTTGGAGAACAGCTTTTTTAATTTAACTCCATGCTTTTCGATTCTCGTTTCAAGTTCCTCGTGGTAACGTTCCTCTCTGCTCATGCAGCGTCACCTTCTGAATTCTTTTCATCGCCTGGGGGCGTGTCATCATCTACCGGCTCCTTATCTTCCAATGCATCCGGGTCAAGTATCTTCATTCTGTGTTCGGCCTCTTCGTCTTGTTCTTTCAGCAGTTTTTCACGAGATGCCCGCGGATCATCCACAAACGGTAGCAGCGCCAGCCTTTCCTCATGGGACAACTGACCAACCAGTTTCGTCACGATCTCCACCATTTCCACCACATTCACTGGCATGTTCTTACTGAATTTCACATCGACAGCTTGGTAATCCCACTGCTTTCTATATTTCTGATTCAGCATCCCAGTAAGAATACGAATTCGATTACGAAACCCTTTTCCGTACTGGCGCATCTTTATACCCGCCTTAATGTCGGCATGATAAAATATGATCTTCAATGCAATTCCGGACGGAGCTGTCCCCACTTGGTCAGGTCGCAGGTGAGGTGTTCCGGTTTGATCAAGCAGCGTTTCAATCAACCGATTTATGGTATTTTCCTCATGAGTGTCCTGAAGATCCCAAGTAACTGGAACAGCTTTTTTCCCTACAAGAATTTGAGAAGTAGACCACATCTTAGCGAGATACTGTTTTTTCTTCTCTACATCTGTGATGAGTTCTCCCTCTGCGTCATACAGGAGTAGATCATCAAGGTCCAAATCTTCAAAAATGACTTTTGGATTCTTGAAATATTCCTGCACATCTACTTTACCAGTGACAGCCTTGTTAATCGCGTCCATAAGCTGCTTCAGGTCTGAAAGATCGCCCATCCCCTCAACCATCCCATCATCGCGGTTTTGCTG
The window above is part of the Brevibacillus brevis NBRC 100599 genome. Proteins encoded here:
- a CDS encoding phage portal protein: MQTMLLEQFYEENKANNSWRWVSDLIKKHQTKDYSLIRRYVDGDQDILHKQEEKGKPNNKIVLNFARKIIDFGTSYIASNPIRYSSNEAGADVEDYVKKLQAVLMDNDEESLSYDIIEDGSIDGEVFEYYYFDEDGQICITEFKADECIAVYDTTVKAKLIAVIRYYTMTDVSRNTKTMLVEVYDESEITYLRQEGTNFVLDMSREQNPVSHNITVRVKDQDGKFQQKPVVPWTHYVNRRRKHQQNRDDGMVEGMGDLSDLKQLMDAINKAVTGKVDVQEYFKNPKVIFEDLDLDDLLLYDAEGELITDVEKKKQYLAKMWSTSQILVGKKAVPVTWDLQDTHEENTINRLIETLLDQTGTPHLRPDQVGTAPSGIALKIIFYHADIKAGIKMRQYGKGFRNRIRILTGMLNQKYRKQWDYQAVDVKFSKNMPVNVVEMVEIVTKLVGQLSHEERLALLPFVDDPRASREKLLKEQDEEAEHRMKILDPDALEDKEPVDDDTPPGDEKNSEGDAA
- a CDS encoding minor capsid protein, producing MSREERYHEELETRIEKHGVKLKKLFSKANKSIVQEITDLYARFAESGEELVSLIYNAARLDLIMTSIKTILHTLRMEEEQQLRITWAEEYKLSLFHHLYFLEQDAQVEVRLPQINTGMVIAALERPWKGRHFSKRIRMRTDLLAAAMEDVITQGATQGWGVTRTAKEITKRTSESWSSAQRLARTELNRAAAQGQTMAYQANSDIVSEKEFCATLDKRTSSECRKLDGKRYPLDYDTADNPGREGERIPNHPNCRSYWRPVLKSKVLEKLERQRAYRIDQERGYTSARTFKEWADKKGLAA
- a CDS encoding ribosomal-processing cysteine protease Prp, translated to MIKIQAFLDNGEMKIHAVGHANYAEHGKDIVCAGVSTIMQTALLGIQAIAQQYPEHVSLKIQNEEGEGTK